Proteins encoded in a region of the Diabrotica virgifera virgifera chromosome 4, PGI_DIABVI_V3a genome:
- the LOC126883686 gene encoding uncharacterized protein LOC126883686 yields the protein MPVSEGESKRISKPPPRMTYNEFGNPIDASTPVRVRQPIVNLNRRSSLSRASSVYSTSKEQEKVEQYSEDFSTLKEISPENLSVDEAEKPVNVQKNLQESKKTLRHLQLKLQGLQSLSLVHERKLKNLEELKKKKDEAIRQSIAEDQYLGFDDDGEVVETNHSNEMNMQTEVEEIPQVKCLPESKNLPVDPIVLMTQAISQMSATPSYSRKHEELPKFNGCSEEWPLFKAEFDRSTKEYKIDNSINIRRLREALKGDALETVSFLLPNIDNVESIMKTLEDRFGQPKFVIEGLLKKARAVPSPSVTKPEATIKFGIAVQPVVASITSYKSSQYLYSIEILSTLVKKMSIEMETEWYSWLRQDTSREENLKYFSQWISIKQSLAYLESTPTISSENANDKDRKKKQTHFGKVSTNPNPDRKEYCVYCKIENHHVSDCRKFSALPIKEKDEFAKKNLMCFRCLKKNHAVKNCKSRMTCKIEGCRGRHHTSLHNNSRFNEVQRKVI from the exons ATGCCAGTAAGCGAAGGTGAAAGTAAGCGGATATCAAAACCCCCTCCAAGAATGACATATAACGAGTTTGGAAATCCAATAGATGCCTCAACTCCAGTGAGAGTAAGACAACCAATAGTCAATTTAAACAGAAGAAGCTCATTGTCAAGAGCTTCATCAGTATACTCAACAAGCA AAGAACAAGAAAAGGTTGAACAATACTCTGAGGACTTTTCCACCCTGAAAGAGATATCTCCAGAAAACCTGAGTGTAGATGAAGCTGAGAAGCCAGTCAATGTACAAAAAAACCTACAAGAAAGTAAGAAGACATTGAGGCACCTTCAGCTCAAACTACAAGGCCTTCAATCGTTAAGTTTAGTTCATGAAAGGAAGCTTAAGAATCTTGAAGAGCTTAAAAAGAAAAAAGATGAAGCCATTCGACAATCAATCGCCGAAGACCAATATTTAGGATTTGATGATGATGGTGAAGTCGTCGAAACCAATCATTCAAATGAAATGAACATGCAAACTGAAGTGGAAGAGATACCACAAGTGAAGTGTCTACCAGAATCAAAAAATCTTCCAGTTGACCCAATAGTTCTGATGACTCAAGCGATTTCACAAATGTCTGCTACACCATCCTATTCTCGTAAACATGAGGAATTGCCAAAGTTCAATGGATGTTCAGAAGAGTGGCCACTATTCAAAGCTGAGTTCGATCGATCAACCAAAGAGTACAAAATTGACAATTCAATCAACATTCGAAGATTAAGAGAAGCTTTGAAAGGAGATGCCTTGGAGACAGTTTCATTCCTGCTACCAAACATCGATAATGTGGAAAGCATCATGAAGACCCTAGAAGATAGGTTTGGACAACCAAAGTTTGTGATTGAAGGGTTATTAAAGAAAGCAAGAGCAGTCCCTTCTCCATCAGTAACCAAACCTGAAGCAACAATCAAGTTCGGAATAGCCGTACAACCAGTAGTGGCAAGCATCACGTCTTATAAAAGTAGCCAGTATTTATATTCCATTGAAATCCTGAGCACTCTGGTGAAGAAGATGTCGATAGAAATGGAAACTGAGTGGTACAGCTGGCTTCGGCAAGACACCTCAAGAGaagaaaatctaaaatattttTCACAATGGATTTCTATAAAACAGTCTTTAGCATATCTTGAGTCAACTCCAACTATATCTTCTGAAAATGCAAATGACAAGGATAGAAAGAAGAAGCAGACTCATTTTGGAAAAGTATCAACTAACCCCAACCCTGATCGAAAAGAATACTGTGTGTACTGCAAAATTGAAAATCATCATGTCAGTGACTGTCGAAAGTTTTCAGCACTACCAATTAAGGAAAAAGACGAGTTTGCAAAGAAAAATCTTATGTGCTTCCGCTGCTTAAAGAAAAATCACGCAGTCAAGAATTGCAAATCGAGAATGACTTGTAAAATTGAAGGATGTAGAGGAAGGCATCATACATCCCTACATAATAATTCAAGATTCAATGAAGTTCAAAGGAAAGTCATTTAA